The Pontiella desulfatans sequence GTATTCGCGAATTTGTGGCCTCCACTTTCTGGTCTGTTCTTTGGTCTCCGTCACTACGCACACCAAACGGCAACCTTGAGAAGCTTATTCGGTTGGTCAGTGGCTTCGGATCGGCTTTTGGGAAAATCAGCAAAAGGTCTCTTGCTATTCGCTCCCAAGTGATGGAATCGACATCTTCTTCTAGCCGAATGTAGGTATGGATCGACTTGCCGCCAGAAAACACCCGCAAGGTATGCGGCGTATCATCGAGCCGCCACATATCGCGCTGATGGGTAATCGGCATTTTTTCATCATGTTCAATGACCCAAGTATGCAGACGGACAATGTTGTCGCGGCGGCGGGTGCTACCGGCAGAGAACGAGTTGCCGATGCAAAACTGCTTCTTTGGCTGTACCGTAATTTTGCGAGCTAGGCGCATAGGCTTCTTCTCATACACGGTGTCGGCCAGTAGAATGTACTCATCATCATCCCACAACAGGCGGCGAACCTTAATCCAGTCGCTGGGTGTTTGCATGGATGGCTCCTTCGGCGCGGTCGCGCATCAGAGATTGGAAATCACGTTTTGAGATGTAGGGTCGCCCCTTGCGGCAGGCTCCGCACTCGGCGCAACAATTCCCGATCCCGGCAGCCAGGGCGGTCTTGAATGTTGTTCCGGTGTCGGTGCCGCAACGGTGGCACCATGCGCGGACGTGTGGTGCGGGGATATTTGGAACGGTCGGCTCCTGAAAATTATTCATGACAGCCTTCTTTGCCCTCTGTCTTTGGCCTATACGGGCGATAGGGAATTAGGGGACAGGCTGTGCCTGAACATTCGCGGATAGCGGCGGTATCGCAGGATGTGCATTCGTTGCATTTGGCCGTGATTGCTGCCCGCAACGAATTTCCTTCATAAGCGCGCTTAAAATGATTTAGTCGGCTTGGGTGATGCTCCGACACCACTTTGAGCATTGCTTGCTGTTGGAGAATCGTAGAATGCGGCTCAGGCGGGTTTTTTTGTGGTAATTTACTCATGGCCGACTCCTTCCCGTGCAAGACGCAATATTTCGGCCTCATCGAACCGGATACGCCTTGATGTGAATCGGATTTCACGGATCAAACCTTGTTGGATGTAGCGATCAACGGTTTTTGTTGAAATACCACCGAGAAGCTCAGCCACCTGACGGCGATTTATTAAACGCGGCCTGCGACCGCGTCCTTGTCGGCTGAGAACATCCAGTATTTCCTTGCGGGTGTCGTCGGGAATGGTCTGATCATTCTTGACCATCAGTTTGATTACTTCTGTATTTCCGGTCATCTCTCTATCTCCTGTCCAGATTCTGCTTTTCTAGGCGCAGAAAAATGCCCTCAGTTCTTGTTGAACTAAGGGCAAGATAAGACAGGAAGGACGGGACTCTCTATTTAGTCTGTCCCTGGTTTTTCATAGCCGCTTGTATGGCGCTGGATTGTTTTCAAGCTCACGCCGTATTCTGCGGCACAGGCTCTTTTCCCCTCAGTAATGCTATGCTTTGGATTCCGTCCAAAGTAATCATCAAGGAACGTCGGATATTTCTTCCATTCATCTTGACGGGGCTTGTCTTTCCGTTCCCGAAGTTCGGCATAGGTTGAGTGGATTTTATTTCCTGTAACAACCTTAGGCAACTTCTCTTCGAAAAGGACATCCCCCAATTTTTGCTCAACCGCCAAACATTTCTTTGTACCTACGAAGACAGGATCGGCTAACACTATTTCCATGCACGTTTTTAACAGTGAGGCTCTATCCCCTTCAGGATTCGGCATCCGATCAAATACCCGTTTCATATTTTGCTCCAGGAATTGCTCGATGCCTTCAAATGGGCTAGGTGATTTATCGGAGTTCCCCTGCGAACAACTCTTGGCTGCTCGCAACACCAAATCCGTGTAGAAACCTGTCTTTTCGTGGTTTGGTTGTATGTTTTGAAGCATAAAAACCTGTTCAATCAACAATCTCTGATCCCGTTCGCCTAAAGCTTCAAAAGCACTAATCAGCTGATCCAAGGCATCTTGATTAATGATACCATTGTTGCCGCCATGGTGCAGGAAAAATGCTTGATATGTGATTATTTGAATCGGTTCAATGATGCTATCTGTCAGATGCTCGTCATCTTGCTTCAGCAGTTCTTTTAGTTTCTCAATGGTTTCATCATTCAATCTATGCGGTTTCATGCTTAACCTTGGGCTGTCAGTTCATCTCGTATTTCTTCCCAGCTTTTAGCGGTCATGCTCTTAAGCTTTTCGAGTGCCCACTTGGGCAAGGGCTCCTTATTCTCTGGGGCTTGGATGAAGCCTTTGTTTCCGTTGGGGAGGGCGTGGGGGATGTTAGCGGCCAAGGATGCAACTAGTTTTTCATCGAAGGCGGTATAGTGGTCGATCATTTGTTCCGAAGTGTGGCCTGTGATTTTCATTATGAGGGCATCGGGGAAGCCAGCCAGCCGGGCAATGGTGACAAAGGAGTGCCGCAGGCTGTGCGCCCCGGTTTCGACTATGGCTTGTCCCGTTTTTATGTCCGTCTCTTTGTGTGCGTTCAGTTTGGCGGCATCAAAGATTTTGCGGATTCGTTTCGTGATGGCCGACCTGTCGCGGTCGTAGGCTTCCACGAGTTCGGGAAGGACGTAGCGGCCATTGTGCATGATGCTTTGCAGTTCTTCCCTCAACTGGGGAAGGATAGGGATATAGACCTGCTTGCCTGTGCGCTTGGCGGTCTTGGCGGGGGTAAGGGTTATGATGTTCTTTTCGTAGTCGATTTCCTTCCATTGGAGCTTTACGCCGTCCACAAGGCGCTGTCCGGTACATACAAGAATGATTAGAAGCGTCCTATAGTCACCCTCTGCCTTCTCAATGACCTTGTTGACTTCCTCCAAGGTCAATGCCCGCTTTTTCCGGATCGTGGCTTCTGCCTTGATGTTTTTGCGCTGTATGCCCGTTCTGCTCTTCTTGTCCCAAGCAAATGGATTCTGCGTGGTGCGGGCTTTCTTTTCGAGCACAGCCCAGACCATGGCCAAGGAGTTCAAATAGATGTTGAACGATGAAGGGGATAGCTTTTTTGATTCCAGATGGTCGGCATAGGCTTCGGCATGCTCTGTGCCGACTTCCCTCAACTCTTTGACATCGGGATAGCTCTCCTTTATCCAGTCATGGAAGGCACTAATGCAGGCCTCATAGCGGTGCAAGGTGCGTTCCCCGGATTTTGGGCGGTTGTGGGCTTTCTTGTATTCAGTCCAGGCATCGGCAATGCGGAGTGCTGGTTTTGCATCAATGATTCGTGCGGTCTCGCCCTTTGCGGCTTGAAGCATGGCCTCCAACTGACGCTCTGCATTCTCTGCTTGCAAAGGGGCTACAATGCGCATCTGCGCTTCTACTGCCTCTTCCTTGGTGTAGAGCTTGTTGCCGTGTTCGTCGGTGAGGCAAACCTTCTTCCGCTTGCCGTTGATTTTATACTCTAGATAATAGGGTGCCTTGACCTTTGACCCGGCAGGCAGTTCCTTACCGTTGCTGCGTTTGTAGAGTCTGCCAAGACCCTTCTTGGTTCTCGTCGCTGTCATGTGTGCCTCCTATGCATTTGTCCATTCCTGTCCAGAAAGGTAGCAATAGAAGGCCTGTGAACCAAGGATAATACATCCAAAACACATCATATATTCAATATACACCTGTAATACTGCAATAAATGCTCATTCGTAATGAGCAGGTCGTCCGTTCGAATCGGATCATTGGCTCCACTCTTATCTAACTTCTTATTAGAGGGTTAGATGATAATTCACTGTCTGTGCGATCCTTGAAACTGCCGCAAATCCTCCCGGAGGAAAGGTAGTAGAATGAAGATCGAACTAAGGTGGGCAACTCGTTTTCTTTCGCATGTCCATTCCCGCTGGTCTCAGAATGCATTTTGAGAACCGCAGGGAAATCTCCCAAAGCCAACGTAACGGCGAGGCTCAAGCCACACGGTGCAGCCCGACACTTCGCTCGATGTGCTGGAGCGCGCCTATCTCACCGCTCAGGCTTGCGGAAGCTATAGCTAAATAGGTACAGTCTGGCGTTTTGGGGTTGGAAGGGAGTTCGTTATGGCCAATATCAAGGATGTCGCGAAGCGCGCCGAAGTCAGTGTGACCACCGCCAGTTTTGTACTGAGCGGCAAAGCCGCCGAATTTCGGATCAGTGAAACGGCTGCGCAGCGGGTGATGGAGGCCGCCGATGCCCTGGACTATCGCCCCAACTACCACGCCCGCACCTTCAAGCGCGGCCGGTCGGACGTTTTGGGTTTTCCGATCGTCCTGCAGGATCCCAACCGATATCTTGTCGGCTTTTGGCAAGGCATGCTCACCGGCGTCGACCTCCGGGCGCGCGAAGATAAATGCGATGTGCTCATGATCGGCAGCGACACCCCGAAGGACACCGCCCTGCGCGCGTTCGAAAGCGTGCGCAAGTGCCAGGTCGATGCGCTGGTTG is a genomic window containing:
- a CDS encoding helix-turn-helix transcriptional regulator, which translates into the protein MTGNTEVIKLMVKNDQTIPDDTRKEILDVLSRQGRGRRPRLINRRQVAELLGGISTKTVDRYIQQGLIREIRFTSRRIRFDEAEILRLAREGVGHE
- a CDS encoding tyrosine-type recombinase/integrase; translation: MTATRTKKGLGRLYKRSNGKELPAGSKVKAPYYLEYKINGKRKKVCLTDEHGNKLYTKEEAVEAQMRIVAPLQAENAERQLEAMLQAAKGETARIIDAKPALRIADAWTEYKKAHNRPKSGERTLHRYEACISAFHDWIKESYPDVKELREVGTEHAEAYADHLESKKLSPSSFNIYLNSLAMVWAVLEKKARTTQNPFAWDKKSRTGIQRKNIKAEATIRKKRALTLEEVNKVIEKAEGDYRTLLIILVCTGQRLVDGVKLQWKEIDYEKNIITLTPAKTAKRTGKQVYIPILPQLREELQSIMHNGRYVLPELVEAYDRDRSAITKRIRKIFDAAKLNAHKETDIKTGQAIVETGAHSLRHSFVTIARLAGFPDALIMKITGHTSEQMIDHYTAFDEKLVASLAANIPHALPNGNKGFIQAPENKEPLPKWALEKLKSMTAKSWEEIRDELTAQG